In the genome of Hymenobacter cellulosivorans, one region contains:
- a CDS encoding ChaN family lipoprotein, with product MLKKLLLLPLLLTLLSFRTADKPAYRLFTGGGKPADYDKMLKELAAADVVFFGEQHNDPIAHWLELQLAKDLLRLRQGQLVLGLEMFERDVQPLVDGYATGELDDKAFEEQSRPWPNYGTDYKPLLQLARQQKFRVVGTNVPRRYASQVAKGSLSALEALPAAEKAWLVPLPLTVDYTLPGYQNMAKMFGDDAAHAAGVQNIIQAQALKDATMAHFLNQARPEGHLLLHINGSYHSDNHDGILAYLRQYNPKLKVKTISAVTQERLTKLEKEHEQQADFVVVVPQDMTKTY from the coding sequence ATGCTCAAGAAACTCCTGCTTCTGCCGCTGCTGCTCACCCTGCTCAGCTTCCGCACTGCCGACAAGCCTGCTTACCGCCTCTTCACTGGTGGGGGCAAGCCGGCCGACTACGACAAAATGCTCAAGGAGCTGGCCGCCGCCGACGTGGTGTTCTTCGGAGAGCAGCACAACGACCCTATTGCCCACTGGCTGGAATTGCAGCTGGCCAAAGACCTGCTCCGCCTGCGGCAAGGGCAGCTGGTGCTGGGCCTGGAAATGTTTGAGCGCGACGTGCAGCCGCTGGTCGACGGCTACGCTACCGGGGAGCTGGACGACAAGGCTTTCGAAGAGCAAAGTCGGCCCTGGCCCAACTACGGTACCGACTACAAGCCCCTGCTACAGCTGGCCCGGCAGCAGAAGTTCCGGGTGGTAGGCACCAATGTGCCGCGACGTTACGCCTCCCAGGTCGCCAAGGGCAGCCTCTCGGCCCTCGAGGCGCTGCCAGCCGCCGAAAAAGCCTGGCTTGTGCCTTTGCCCCTGACAGTAGACTACACGCTGCCCGGCTACCAGAACATGGCCAAGATGTTTGGCGACGACGCCGCCCACGCCGCCGGGGTGCAGAACATTATCCAGGCCCAGGCTCTGAAGGACGCTACCATGGCCCACTTCCTCAACCAGGCCCGCCCCGAAGGCCATTTGCTGCTGCATATCAACGGCAGCTACCACTCCGACAACCACGACGGAATCCTGGCCTACCTGCGGCAGTATAATCCCAAGCTCAAGGTCAAAACCATCAGCGCCGTAACCCAGGAGCGGCTCACCAAGCTGGAAAAGGAACATGAGCAGCAGGCCGATTTCGTGGTAGTAGTGCCCCAGGACATGACCAAAACCTACTAG
- a CDS encoding MIP/aquaporin family protein, whose translation MTPFTAELVGSALLLTLGNGVVANVVLKDTKGHGSGWLVITTAWALSVFVGVVVAGPVSGAHLNPAVTLGLAVAGKFAWNLVPEYVLAQFLGSFLGATLVWLLYKDHFDQTPEPRLKLAVFCTGPAIRNHASNLFNELVGTLVLVFTILYISGAEITPTHTAVGLGSVGALPVALLVWVIGLGLGGTTGYGINPSRDFAPRLAHALLPVRGKGPSEWSYGWIPVVGPLLGGAAAAGLYLWLG comes from the coding sequence ATGACGCCATTTACCGCCGAGCTAGTCGGCTCCGCCCTTCTGCTTACCCTCGGCAACGGCGTCGTAGCCAACGTAGTACTCAAGGACACCAAGGGCCATGGCAGCGGCTGGCTGGTGATTACCACGGCCTGGGCCTTGTCGGTGTTTGTGGGCGTGGTAGTGGCCGGACCCGTAAGTGGGGCCCACCTGAACCCGGCCGTGACGCTGGGCTTGGCCGTGGCCGGGAAGTTTGCCTGGAACCTGGTGCCCGAATACGTGCTGGCGCAGTTTCTGGGCTCTTTCCTGGGTGCCACGCTGGTCTGGCTGCTCTACAAGGACCATTTCGACCAAACCCCGGAGCCACGGCTGAAGCTGGCCGTGTTCTGCACTGGTCCGGCCATCCGCAACCATGCGTCCAACCTATTCAACGAACTGGTGGGCACGCTGGTGCTGGTATTTACCATTCTCTACATCAGCGGGGCCGAAATCACGCCGACTCATACGGCCGTGGGGTTGGGCTCGGTGGGCGCCCTGCCGGTAGCGCTGCTGGTATGGGTTATCGGGCTGGGGCTGGGCGGCACCACGGGCTACGGCATCAACCCTAGCCGCGACTTTGCCCCCCGCCTGGCCCACGCCCTGCTGCCGGTGCGCGGCAAGGGCCCGAGCGAGTGGAGCTACGGCTGGATTCCGGTGGTAGGGCCCTTGCTGGGCGGTGCGGCCGCCGCGGGCCTTTACCTTTGGCTGGGCTAA
- the glpK gene encoding glycerol kinase GlpK produces MPHYILALDQGTTSSRAILFDQKGQVVAQAQKEFTQIFPQPGWVEHDPVEIWSTQAGVAAEATVKAGVNGKSLAAIGITNQRETAVVWQRATGKPVYNAIVWQDRRTAEYCDELRAAGHEALIRQKTGLVLDAYFSASKVRWILDNVPGAREQAEAGELAFGTVDSWLIWNLTQGELHLTDVTNASRTMLLNIHTLQWDEELLALFGIPASMLPQVRPSSEVYGHTKTTIFASKVPLAGIAGDQQAALFGQLCTRPGMVKNTYGTGCFMLMNIGSEPKASQNNLLTTVAWQLGGQVQYALEGSIFMAGAVVQWLRDNLGIIKTAAEVEVLARQVSSSEGVYFVPAFAGLGAPYWDPYARGTIFGMSRATTAAHLARAAVEAIAYQTMDVLRAMQADSGLPIAELRVDGGAAANDLLMQFQADVLQARVTRPRNTETTALGAAYLAGLAVGYWQDVAELQALEQADTTFSPQPDQAGIAVGIAQWQRAVRALQAWSQTPTTDYSPSNPPTV; encoded by the coding sequence ATGCCGCACTACATTCTCGCCCTGGACCAGGGCACGACCAGCTCCCGGGCTATTCTGTTTGACCAGAAGGGTCAGGTGGTGGCGCAAGCGCAAAAGGAGTTTACCCAGATTTTTCCCCAGCCGGGCTGGGTGGAGCACGACCCGGTCGAAATCTGGTCGACGCAGGCGGGAGTAGCGGCCGAAGCCACAGTAAAAGCTGGGGTGAACGGCAAGAGTCTGGCCGCTATTGGCATTACCAACCAGCGCGAAACGGCCGTGGTCTGGCAGCGCGCCACTGGCAAGCCCGTCTACAACGCCATTGTGTGGCAGGACCGGCGCACGGCCGAGTACTGCGACGAGCTGCGCGCCGCGGGCCACGAAGCCCTGATCCGGCAGAAAACCGGGCTGGTGCTCGACGCTTACTTTTCGGCCAGTAAGGTGCGTTGGATTCTGGATAACGTGCCCGGCGCCCGGGAGCAGGCCGAGGCCGGGGAACTGGCCTTTGGCACCGTCGACAGTTGGCTGATCTGGAACCTGACCCAGGGCGAGCTACACCTGACCGACGTAACCAACGCCTCGCGCACCATGCTGCTCAACATCCACACGCTGCAGTGGGACGAGGAGCTGCTGGCGCTGTTCGGTATTCCGGCCAGTATGCTGCCCCAGGTGCGGCCATCCAGCGAAGTGTACGGGCACACCAAGACGACCATTTTTGCCTCTAAAGTCCCGCTGGCTGGTATTGCCGGCGACCAGCAGGCGGCCTTGTTCGGGCAGCTCTGCACAAGGCCTGGCATGGTTAAGAATACCTATGGTACCGGCTGCTTTATGCTGATGAACATCGGCTCGGAGCCCAAGGCCTCGCAGAATAACCTGCTGACAACCGTGGCCTGGCAACTCGGTGGGCAGGTGCAGTACGCGCTGGAAGGCAGCATCTTTATGGCTGGGGCCGTGGTACAGTGGCTGCGCGACAACCTGGGCATCATCAAAACAGCAGCGGAAGTAGAAGTCCTGGCCCGGCAGGTGAGCAGCTCCGAGGGCGTGTATTTCGTGCCCGCCTTTGCCGGGCTGGGCGCGCCCTACTGGGACCCCTACGCCCGGGGCACCATCTTCGGCATGAGCCGAGCCACCACGGCCGCCCACCTGGCCCGGGCCGCCGTGGAAGCCATTGCCTACCAAACCATGGACGTACTCCGGGCCATGCAAGCCGACTCAGGCCTGCCGATTGCCGAGCTGCGCGTAGACGGTGGCGCGGCAGCCAACGACCTGCTTATGCAGTTTCAGGCCGACGTGCTCCAGGCCCGCGTTACGCGCCCGCGCAACACCGAAACTACGGCCTTGGGTGCCGCTTACCTGGCCGGGCTGGCGGTGGGCTACTGGCAGGATGTGGCCGAGCTTCAGGCCTTAGAGCAAGCCGATACTACCTTTAGCCCCCAACCCGACCAAGCCGGTATCGCCGTAGGTATTGCGCAGTGGCAACGCGCCGTGCGGGCCCTGCAAGCTTGGTCCCAGACACCAACGACTGACTATTCACCCTCAAACCCACCCACGGTATGA
- a CDS encoding glycerol-3-phosphate dehydrogenase/oxidase — protein sequence MSTTPDLARFRRDTLLAQLTQQPEWDLLVIGGGATGLGVALDAVSRGYRTLLLEQADFAKGTSSRSTKLVHGGVRYLAQGDIGLVREALYERGLLLQNAPHLVKNQDFIIPNYSWWGGPFYTLGLKMYDLLAGRLSLGASRHLSKAETLQRLGTIKAEGLRGGVLYHDGQFDDARLAVNLAQTVVEQGGTVLNHVAVTGLRKNDQGRITGATATDQETGTAYEVAAKVVVNATGVFVDDILQLDTPGTRPLVRPSQGVHIVLDKSFLPGDDALMIPKTEDGRVLFAVPWHGRVVVGTTDTPLREHSLEPRALDEEIEFILRTAGQYLTKVPRREDALSVFAGLRPLAAPQGNSDTTKEISRSHKILVSKTGLVTITGGKWTTYRRMGQDTVDRAIALGQLPAAPSQTVHLPIHGAQPTTKYGAHLSVYGTDQPALQQLMTDRPELSVKLDPALEFTGTEVVWGARAEMARTVEDVLARRVRVLFLDAAAAVRVAPRVAELLAEELGKDAQWQARQVAEFEELAQGYLLNGIRASQ from the coding sequence ATGAGCACAACTCCTGACCTGGCGCGGTTCCGGCGCGACACTTTGCTGGCGCAGCTTACCCAACAGCCCGAATGGGACCTACTCGTCATCGGAGGCGGGGCTACGGGCCTGGGCGTGGCCCTGGATGCCGTGAGTCGGGGCTACCGGACGCTGCTGCTGGAGCAGGCGGACTTTGCCAAGGGTACCAGCAGCCGCTCCACTAAGCTGGTGCATGGCGGCGTGCGCTACCTGGCCCAGGGCGACATAGGACTGGTGCGGGAAGCCCTGTATGAACGGGGCCTACTGCTCCAAAATGCACCTCACTTGGTCAAAAACCAGGATTTTATCATCCCGAACTACAGCTGGTGGGGCGGGCCGTTTTACACCCTGGGGTTGAAAATGTACGACCTGCTGGCCGGCCGGCTGAGCTTGGGTGCCTCGCGGCATTTGAGCAAGGCCGAAACCCTACAGCGGCTGGGCACTATCAAAGCCGAGGGGCTGCGCGGCGGGGTGCTCTACCACGACGGGCAGTTTGACGACGCCCGACTGGCCGTGAATCTGGCCCAGACGGTCGTGGAGCAAGGTGGCACGGTGCTCAACCACGTGGCCGTAACGGGTCTGCGGAAAAACGACCAGGGCCGGATAACGGGCGCAACGGCCACCGACCAGGAAACCGGCACGGCCTACGAGGTGGCCGCGAAAGTGGTGGTAAATGCCACCGGCGTATTCGTCGACGACATTCTGCAGCTGGATACGCCCGGCACCCGGCCTTTGGTGCGGCCCAGCCAGGGCGTGCATATCGTGCTGGATAAGTCTTTTTTGCCCGGCGACGACGCGCTGATGATTCCCAAAACTGAGGACGGGCGGGTACTGTTTGCCGTGCCCTGGCACGGACGGGTGGTAGTGGGCACCACCGATACCCCGCTGCGGGAACACAGCCTGGAACCCCGGGCCCTGGACGAGGAAATCGAGTTTATTTTGCGCACGGCCGGGCAGTACCTGACCAAAGTGCCCCGCCGGGAAGATGCGCTGAGCGTATTTGCCGGGCTTAGGCCGTTGGCAGCTCCGCAGGGCAATTCGGATACCACCAAGGAAATATCCCGCAGCCATAAGATTCTGGTGTCGAAAACCGGCCTGGTTACCATTACGGGCGGCAAGTGGACCACCTACCGCCGCATGGGCCAGGATACTGTAGACCGGGCCATTGCTCTGGGCCAACTGCCGGCCGCGCCCAGTCAGACGGTCCACCTGCCCATTCACGGCGCCCAGCCCACCACGAAGTATGGCGCCCACCTCAGCGTGTACGGCACCGACCAGCCCGCCTTGCAACAGCTAATGACGGACCGGCCTGAACTCAGCGTAAAACTGGACCCGGCCCTGGAATTTACCGGCACCGAAGTAGTATGGGGCGCCCGCGCCGAAATGGCGCGCACCGTGGAAGACGTGCTGGCCCGCCGGGTCCGGGTGCTGTTCCTGGATGCCGCGGCGGCTGTGCGAGTGGCTCCTCGGGTAGCTGAGCTGCTGGCCGAAGAACTGGGGAAGGATGCTCAGTGGCAGGCACGGCAGGTAGCAGAGTTTGAGGAACTGGCCCAAGGGTATTTGCTGAACGGCATAAGAGCTTCGCAATAG
- a CDS encoding GNAT family N-acetyltransferase — MLTRQALLTDIPQLMQVRVAVRENRLSDPTRVPYEAYVDYLTRRGRGWVAEDAGSIVAFAIADVLDHSVWALFVHPHYEGQGLGKNLLDQLLAWYFQQTTHPIWLSTAPGTRAEEFYRRQGWHETGRTSSGEVRFERASQGK, encoded by the coding sequence ATGCTTACCCGTCAAGCCCTGCTTACCGATATTCCCCAACTCATGCAGGTGCGCGTAGCCGTGCGCGAAAACCGCCTGTCTGACCCCACCCGTGTCCCCTACGAAGCTTACGTGGACTACCTCACCCGCCGCGGCCGGGGCTGGGTGGCCGAAGATGCCGGCAGCATCGTCGCCTTCGCCATTGCCGACGTACTCGACCACAGCGTCTGGGCCCTGTTCGTGCATCCCCACTACGAAGGCCAGGGCCTGGGCAAAAACCTGCTCGACCAACTGCTCGCCTGGTATTTCCAGCAAACCACTCACCCCATCTGGCTCAGCACCGCCCCCGGCACCCGCGCCGAAGAATTCTACCGCCGCCAGGGCTGGCACGAAACCGGCCGGACGTCGAGCGGGGAGGTGCGGTTTGAGCGGGCGAGCCAGGGTAAATAA